CATCTTTCTTACAAGCTGAGTAGCAATTTTCAGGTCATGAAGTCCGAAAGGGTTAGGTTCTGTTACCAGAATACAGTAATCACATTCTTCTATTGATTGAATTACTGTACAGGACGCCCCAGGTGAGCAATCGAGTATTACAGGCAAGACTTTTTTCATACGTTTCTTTAATGCAGATATGATAGGTATACTTATTGGCTCACCCACATTAAGCCTTCCCTGAAGAAATGTATTATCACCATTTGCTTCAACAACCCCAATAATCCTTTCTACTTCACTAATTGCATCATTAGGGCAGGCTATAACACATGCCCCACAGTGATGGCAGATTTCGGGGAAAACAAGAACATGATCCTTCACCACAGCAATTGCGTTAAACTGACATGCCTTTGAACAATAACCGCATGCATTACATTTAGTTATATCAGCTTCTGGAACCAGTACTTTTACAGGGCTACTTTCCTGTATTTCAGGTGTTAAGAATATTGCTCCGTTTGGTTCTTCCACATCAAAATCTATGTACTGGCATGACGATACTGACGTTGCCAAGCTTGCAGAAACAGTAGTCTTGCCTGTTCCCCCTTTGCCGCTTAAAACCGCTATTCTCATTTCTGTCCTCCTTGTACCCCCATACCGAAGTGTGAGGGGACTGTACTAGTTATTTTTTTAAGAAGTCCTTTTTTGAATTCATCTATGTTTTCTTTTACAGGTACTGATTCTCCATGGTATATGTCAATATTAGCAGCCTTTAGAACATTCATGGCATTTGGTCCTACATTGCCTGTAATTACTACTTCCACACCCCTATCAACCATAAGCTGTCCTGAATTGATTCCAGCCCCACCACCGGAAGCTGCTGCACTATTTTCAATAATTTCAGACTCCATTGTATCGGCATCTGCAATAATAAAGTATGCCGATCTCCCGAACCTTGGATCCATGCTACTTTCAATAGAATTTCCACTTGCTGAAACACAAATCTTCATATATTTTCGCCCCTTTTAATAATATGTTCTAGTTATAGGCTAATGCCCATAACTAATTCTATTATTATTTTGGGCATATGTCAATAACTTATGAGCATTTTTTTATTATTCTTTAAAAAAGTTTTGAAAGATTGCCTCCTAAAAGGCAAAAAAAAAGCACTCATTGGGAGTGCTCATAACGTAAAAGTGCAAAGTTGCCATTTTTAAATATGGATATTTCTTTTCCATCTACTGTAGTTCCAAGAATTTCAAGATCCTCTGTTCCTATCATAAAATCCTCATGTACGATGGAATCATTTACTCCCAATTTCGTCAATTCTTCCTTGCTCATATTTTCACCATTTTGGATACATACTGGATACGCTTTTCCAATAGCCAAATGGCAGGATGCATTTTCATCAAATAATGTATTATAGAACAGTATCTTGGTGTTGGAGATGGGCGAATCATATGGAACCAATGCCACTTCACCGAGATAGCATGATCCCTCATCTGTCTCAATTAGCTTCTTAAGTACCTCTTGGCCTTTTTTAGCATTAAAGTCAACAATCTTACCATTTTTAAAAGTAAGTGAAAACCCTTCGATGAGATTACCATTATAGTTTAAAGGTATTGAGCTGACTACAGTACCATTAACGCCTGTCTTTTTCGGCAGAGTAAATACCTCCTCAGTAGGCATATTGGCAATAAACTCTATGCCTTCAGGTGTGTATTCTGAACCCCCAATCCATAAATGCCTCTCCGGAAGCTCGACTCTCAAGTCTGTACCTAGAGAATTCTTATAATGAAGATATTTAAAGATATTGGTATTCAGGAAATCCAGGCTCTTCTTCAAATGACTCTTATGTTCATTCCATGCAGTAATAGGATCTTCTGTATCTACCCTGACAGTTTTAAAAATGGTTTCCCATAACTTCTCTATAGCTTCATTTTCTTTATAATCCGGAAAAACCTTTCGTGCCCAAGCCTTTGTAGGAATAGATACCACACACCAGGTATTCTTGTTTGCCATTCTCCGTTCCCTATATTCCTTTATGGCAGCACCGGCAGTTCTTTGAGCCTTGGCGATTCTTTCAGGATTCACATCCTTCATAAGCTCTGGATCTGTGGCTAAAATATTGATATATGCTGCTCCTTGACGTACATAGGAAAGGTAAAATTCCTTTTTCCATGCTGGAAATTCTTCAAACACTATTTCTGGTGCATGTAAGTATTTAATCTTGGACAGCAATTCATCCTCCCAACTAACAACTACCTCTCGTGCCCCTTCTCGATAAGCAATCTCTGCCATCATTCTAGTAAATGGTGCACATTCTATAGGAGAAGAAATAACAAGAGTCTGCCCTTTCTGAATATTTACCCCTGTTTTTACCACAAGCTGGGCATATTTTTCTAGTAACCGTTTATCCATGTTAAAGCTCCCTTCCTATTCATCATTGTTTCTGCATATCAATAAATGAAAAAAACTCTCACACTAGTTATTATCTACTCTTGCGAGCAAAGTATAACACAGAAGAGTAGAAGCAGAGGAAACATAGGAAGGAAGCATATTCTCTTTCATATAGATCTGTGGTTCTTTCGGTAAACCGTCCATTTGCTTCCTTCTTAACTTAAAATGACTACTAAGTTTATTTATATGCCTGCAAGCCCAAGCTCGGCGGCTGATTCTTTCATGCCTTCTATTGTCCATAGAATGACTGTATCTAAATCCATTTCTACCATTTCACAACCAGCAATAATTAATTCACGGTTTACGCCAGCGGCAAAACCTTTTGATTTAAATTTTTTCTTGACTGATTTAACCTCAAGATCCATTATACTTTTATTCGGTCTCATTAAAACTGCAGCTGTTATGAGTCCCGTAAGTTCATCAATTGTATAAAGTACTTTTTCCATTTTCTTGATAGGCTCTACATCAATACAGATATTCCACCCATGGGATATAGCAGCATGAATGATATCATCATCGACACCTTCTTGTTCCAAAATTTCTTTACTCTTATGGCAATGCTCATCAGGATAGAGTTCATAGTCAATATCGTGTATCAGTCCCACAATACCCCAGTATTCTTCATCCTCTTTATTTTTTCTAGCAAAATAGCGCATAACAGACTCTACAGCAAGGCCATGGGTTATCAAAGATTTGTTTTTATTGTACTTCGTTAATAATGCATAAGCATGCTCTCTTGTTAACATAATTTTCCTCCTCGGAATTGGTTGTATTTTTCTTCTATGCTTTAAATATCAAATTAGGTGAAATTCCTAATACTCTTCTTAACTGTCGTTCTTATTCTATCTTCATCATCGTGAAAGATTTCCTGCCTGTTAGCTCCTCTTAACATGAAATGATATATTCCTCTTTCACTCTTTTCTCTTGCTCTTCGTGGCATAATCATCACTCTCAGTATTTTTTCTACATTTTACCACACCAAGAAAGTGGAAACAAGAGAACCATCCCTACGCTTCCTGTTAAATAAAGCTCTGTCAATTATGGTTGTTTTTGGAGGAATTTGGTGAATAATGTTGAAATTGTATTGACATGAGGTAACTAACTGGAGGTGCTAAAATGAGAGCTGGTTTAATTGTGGTTGTATCGTTTATATTTGCTGCAAGTATATCTAAAGCAATAGGTTTAAATGGGTGGTCTGAATTAGGTGTCTTGGGTATTTTTAATACAGCTTTGATATTAGTTGGTTTCAAGCTATTTTTAAAAGAAACAACTGAGGGTACCGCTCACAAGGATAATGAATACCTTCATGAGTTTGATGATGCTGTAATAGACCAGAAGAAATTTTTTGCAGAAGCCTTACAAAATGCTATACAAGTTGCAAGTACAGTTGAGGAAGTTAAAGTTGCATCGAAAGAAGGAGTTAGTGCTTCGGAAAATGTTGTTGCTAATAATCAGCAAATAGCATCCCAAAATTTAAAACAATTTGAAGTTATTAATAGGACAGCAGATTTTACTCAAAATATAGTGGAGATTGTTCGAAAAGCTGTGGATTTTGCACAAGCAGCGGTTAATTCCTCAAACAGTTCTACTCAGATAGCCTCTAGGGGTGAGGCTGAGGCAAGAAAGGCAATGGAGAAAATGCATCAAATTGAAGAAAGAGTCAAGGAAACTGCGGATAAGTTATATACTCTCAAGACTCGCTCTGAAAAAATCGGCCAAATAATTGAAACTATTAAGAATATATCCGACCAAACTAACTTACTGGCTTTAAATGCCGCCATAGAAGCAGCCAGAGCTGGTGAACATGGTCGGGGATTTGCCGTGGTTGCAGAAGAAGTAAAGAAGCTTGCCGAAGAATCAAATAACGCATCAAATGAAGTTGACGCTATTATACAAGAAATACAAGGAGAAATTAGCCTATCAACCGAAGCTTTTGAACAAGTGACAAACTATGTTATAGAAGGTGTTGAGATTAATAATAATACAGGGGAAGTCTTGAAGCAAATTATACTTTCCTTCAAAGAAGCATCAGATAAAATTCATAACATTGAGCAACAGATGGGTGAAGTTAATAATGCTAGCAGTAATGTTTTAGAAAAAATGAAGGAAAATCAGATATTATCCAAAGAAACAGCAGATGCAACGGAATTAGTAGCAGCGGCCTCCCAGGAACAGAACACTTCCTTTGAAGAGATTAATAACTCCATGGAACATCTTTTTGAGTTAGCGGAAAACTCTAAACAAGAAATTGCGAGTCGGGTTATGGATAA
The DNA window shown above is from Desulfitibacter sp. BRH_c19 and carries:
- a CDS encoding dinitrogenase iron-molybdenum cofactor biosynthesis protein translates to MKICVSASGNSIESSMDPRFGRSAYFIIADADTMESEIIENSAAASGGGAGINSGQLMVDRGVEVVITGNVGPNAMNVLKAANIDIYHGESVPVKENIDEFKKGLLKKITSTVPSHFGMGVQGGQK
- a CDS encoding (4Fe-4S)-binding protein, which produces MRIAVLSGKGGTGKTTVSASLATSVSSCQYIDFDVEEPNGAIFLTPEIQESSPVKVLVPEADITKCNACGYCSKACQFNAIAVVKDHVLVFPEICHHCGACVIACPNDAISEVERIIGVVEANGDNTFLQGRLNVGEPISIPIISALKKRMKKVLPVILDCSPGASCTVIQSIEECDYCILVTEPNPFGLHDLKIATQLVRKMEIPFGIVLNKASDSSRLIHDFCENEGIELLMEIPFSREIAESYSKGILPVKHNDFWKEQFEELYEKIERSASK
- a CDS encoding hydrolase, with the translated sequence MLTREHAYALLTKYNKNKSLITHGLAVESVMRYFARKNKEDEEYWGIVGLIHDIDYELYPDEHCHKSKEILEQEGVDDDIIHAAISHGWNICIDVEPIKKMEKVLYTIDELTGLITAAVLMRPNKSIMDLEVKSVKKKFKSKGFAAGVNRELIIAGCEMVEMDLDTVILWTIEGMKESAAELGLAGI
- a CDS encoding peptidase M29 yields the protein MDKRLLEKYAQLVVKTGVNIQKGQTLVISSPIECAPFTRMMAEIAYREGAREVVVSWEDELLSKIKYLHAPEIVFEEFPAWKKEFYLSYVRQGAAYINILATDPELMKDVNPERIAKAQRTAGAAIKEYRERRMANKNTWCVVSIPTKAWARKVFPDYKENEAIEKLWETIFKTVRVDTEDPITAWNEHKSHLKKSLDFLNTNIFKYLHYKNSLGTDLRVELPERHLWIGGSEYTPEGIEFIANMPTEEVFTLPKKTGVNGTVVSSIPLNYNGNLIEGFSLTFKNGKIVDFNAKKGQEVLKKLIETDEGSCYLGEVALVPYDSPISNTKILFYNTLFDENASCHLAIGKAYPVCIQNGENMSKEELTKLGVNDSIVHEDFMIGTEDLEILGTTVDGKEISIFKNGNFALLRYEHSQ